The Nocardioides sp. S-1144 genome includes a region encoding these proteins:
- a CDS encoding acyl-CoA dehydrogenase family protein, with protein sequence MPRLCQTDGLTDDQGEILKAVRVFVEEKILPVATELEHADEYPQEIVDGLKELGIFGLMIPEEYDGLGESLLTYALCVEEIARGWMSVSGVINTHFIVAYMLMQHGTEEQKRKYLPRMATGEVRGAFSMSEPGLGSDVAAIKTKAVRDGDDYVIDGQKMWLTNGGTSTLVATLVRTDEGHADDVSVYKRMTTFLVEKEPGFGETAPGLTIPGKIDKMGYKGVDTTEMVLEGHRVSAEQVLGGEPGRGFYQMMDGVEVGRVNVAARACGIANRAFELAIAYAQQRETFGKPIAEHQAILFRLAEMATKVEASHAMMVKAARLKDKGQRNDVEAGMAKMLAAEYCNEVVQDSFRIHGGYGYSKEYEIERLYREAAFMLIGEGTSDIQKMIIGRALLKDYQLKG encoded by the coding sequence ATGCCGCGACTGTGCCAGACCGACGGACTGACCGACGACCAGGGCGAGATCCTCAAGGCGGTGCGCGTCTTCGTCGAGGAGAAGATCCTGCCGGTCGCCACGGAGCTCGAGCACGCCGACGAGTACCCCCAGGAGATCGTCGACGGGCTCAAGGAGCTGGGGATCTTCGGGCTGATGATCCCCGAGGAGTACGACGGCCTCGGCGAGTCGCTGCTGACCTACGCCCTGTGCGTGGAGGAGATCGCACGCGGCTGGATGAGCGTGTCCGGCGTGATCAACACCCACTTCATCGTGGCCTACATGCTGATGCAGCACGGCACCGAGGAGCAGAAGCGGAAGTACCTGCCGCGGATGGCCACCGGCGAGGTCCGCGGGGCGTTCTCGATGTCCGAGCCGGGCCTCGGCTCCGACGTCGCCGCGATCAAGACCAAGGCCGTGCGCGACGGTGACGACTACGTGATCGACGGCCAGAAGATGTGGCTGACCAACGGCGGCACGTCGACCCTGGTCGCGACCCTGGTCAGGACCGACGAGGGCCACGCCGACGACGTGTCGGTCTACAAGCGGATGACGACGTTCCTGGTGGAGAAGGAGCCCGGCTTCGGCGAGACCGCACCGGGGCTGACCATCCCGGGCAAGATCGACAAGATGGGCTACAAGGGCGTCGACACCACCGAGATGGTGCTCGAGGGCCACCGCGTGTCCGCCGAGCAGGTCCTCGGTGGCGAGCCCGGCCGGGGCTTCTACCAGATGATGGACGGCGTCGAGGTCGGCCGCGTCAACGTCGCCGCCCGTGCCTGCGGCATCGCCAACCGGGCCTTCGAGCTCGCCATCGCCTATGCCCAGCAGCGCGAGACCTTCGGCAAGCCGATCGCGGAGCACCAGGCGATCCTGTTCCGGCTCGCGGAGATGGCGACCAAGGTCGAGGCCTCGCACGCGATGATGGTCAAGGCCGCCCGGCTCAAGGACAAGGGTCAGCGCAACGACGTCGAGGCCGGGATGGCCAAGATGCTGGCCGCGGAGTACTGCAACGAGGTCGTCCAGGACTCCTTCCGGATCCACGGCGGCTACGGCTACTCCAAGGAGTACGAGATCGAGCGGCTCTACCGCGAGGCGGCGTTCATGCTCATCGGCGAGGGCACCAGCGACATCCAGAAGATGATCATCGGCCGCGCGCTGCTCAAGGACTACCAGCTCAAGGGCTGA
- a CDS encoding PHP domain-containing protein, with the protein MRIDLHTHSRVSDGTQTPTELVVAARAAGLDVVALTDHDTAAGWDEAADAALAVGITLVRGMEISTRHRGQGVHLLAYLPDPEHPGLRAELERIVDGRGSRAPAMLAATHALGIELTLDDIATDGVPGRPHVADALVRAGVVASRDEAFARYLDEGRPAYVDRYAAPLTGTIEAVTAAGGVSVVAHPWGRGRRAALPPEELAALARLGLAGVEVDHQDHDPGVREELRALARDLDLVATGSSDHHGLGKTDHDLGCHTTAVAEYERLLDRAATAATASARAVPALVTPAG; encoded by the coding sequence GTGCGCATCGACCTCCACACCCACTCCCGGGTCAGCGACGGGACCCAGACCCCCACCGAGCTCGTCGTCGCCGCGCGCGCGGCCGGGCTGGACGTCGTCGCCCTCACCGACCACGACACGGCGGCCGGGTGGGACGAGGCGGCCGACGCCGCGCTGGCGGTGGGCATCACCCTCGTGCGCGGCATGGAGATCAGCACCCGGCACCGCGGCCAGGGCGTCCACCTGCTCGCCTACCTCCCCGACCCGGAGCACCCGGGGCTGCGCGCCGAGCTCGAGCGGATCGTCGACGGCCGCGGCAGCCGGGCGCCCGCGATGCTCGCCGCGACCCACGCCCTCGGCATCGAGCTCACCCTCGACGACATCGCCACCGACGGCGTCCCCGGACGCCCGCACGTCGCCGACGCGCTCGTCCGCGCCGGTGTCGTGGCCAGCCGCGACGAGGCGTTCGCCCGCTACCTCGACGAGGGACGACCCGCCTACGTCGACCGCTACGCCGCGCCGCTGACCGGCACCATCGAGGCGGTCACCGCCGCGGGCGGCGTCAGCGTCGTCGCGCACCCGTGGGGCCGCGGCCGCCGGGCCGCGCTGCCGCCCGAGGAGCTCGCCGCCCTCGCCCGGCTCGGGCTCGCCGGTGTGGAGGTCGACCACCAGGACCACGACCCCGGCGTCCGCGAGGAGCTGCGCGCGCTGGCCCGCGACCTCGACCTCGTCGCCACCGGCTCCAGCGACCACCACGGCCTCGGCAAGACCGACCACGACCTCGGCTGCCACACCACCGCCGTCGCGGAGTACGAGCGGCTCCTCGACCGCGCCGCCACCGCCGCGACCGCCTCCGCCCGCGCCGTCCCCGCCCTCGTCACCCCCGCCGGCTGA
- a CDS encoding glycosyltransferase family protein — MPGMIVAVSTVKDTAGNVRRYVTRNLANGIDHLVVFTEDTGAEAEAFLDAHPHVTHVPTGRGWWGEHRSDDLNVRQRTAANLTRVLLAPFDWAEWIVHIDGDEIALIDRDVVAALPANTRSFKLDPLEAVSREAWPSGEVTHFKRLLRDGELNVLRVLGLVAEPTNKAYFHGHVRGKRGVRVRDDVRMGLHVVKNGAGRFASAATDPGLRMLHLDSATAEEFSRKWMTLATSKSRAVYRTSRIPVVRALRTLSRLDVSDEVRERYLRRIYALTTLEDFDTLNDLGFLVEVGPEDGSHQPQAAPAQDLEVLARLLAAAADHPRATLTLHDHEGGFDVLRDLLATTGVPVGAAAGILEQVARKPARELGPTRGQGGPGPGQGKNNGGQGQGKGKGQGKNKGGQNKGGQGGQGGGGGKGGKAGPRRTGVRARLRRRP; from the coding sequence ATGCCCGGGATGATCGTCGCTGTCAGCACGGTGAAGGACACGGCCGGCAACGTCCGCCGCTACGTCACCCGCAACCTCGCCAACGGCATCGACCACCTGGTCGTCTTCACCGAGGACACCGGGGCCGAGGCCGAGGCCTTCCTCGACGCCCACCCCCACGTCACCCACGTGCCGACCGGCCGCGGCTGGTGGGGCGAGCACCGCTCGGACGACCTGAACGTGCGGCAGCGCACGGCGGCCAACCTGACCCGCGTGCTGCTGGCGCCCTTCGACTGGGCGGAGTGGATCGTCCACATCGACGGCGACGAGATCGCGCTGATCGACCGGGACGTGGTCGCCGCCCTCCCGGCGAACACCCGCTCCTTCAAGCTCGACCCGCTCGAGGCGGTCTCCCGCGAGGCGTGGCCGAGCGGCGAGGTCACCCACTTCAAGCGGTTGCTGCGCGACGGCGAGCTCAACGTGCTGCGGGTGCTCGGCCTGGTCGCGGAGCCGACCAACAAGGCCTACTTCCACGGGCACGTGCGCGGCAAGCGCGGCGTCCGGGTCCGCGACGACGTGCGGATGGGCCTGCACGTCGTCAAGAACGGCGCGGGCCGGTTCGCCAGCGCGGCCACCGACCCGGGCCTGCGGATGCTGCACCTCGACTCCGCCACCGCCGAGGAGTTCTCGCGCAAGTGGATGACCCTGGCCACGTCGAAGTCGCGGGCGGTCTACCGCACCAGCCGGATCCCGGTCGTGCGCGCGCTGCGCACGCTGTCGCGGCTCGACGTGTCCGACGAGGTCCGCGAGCGCTACCTGCGGCGCATCTACGCCCTCACCACGCTCGAGGACTTCGACACGCTCAACGACCTCGGCTTCCTCGTCGAGGTCGGGCCCGAGGACGGTTCGCACCAGCCCCAGGCCGCGCCGGCGCAGGACCTGGAGGTGCTGGCCAGGCTGCTCGCCGCGGCCGCCGACCACCCGCGCGCGACGCTGACCCTGCACGACCACGAGGGCGGCTTCGACGTCCTGCGCGACCTGCTCGCCACCACCGGCGTCCCGGTCGGCGCGGCGGCCGGGATCCTCGAGCAGGTCGCCCGCAAGCCGGCCCGCGAGCTCGGTCCGACCCGCGGCCAGGGCGGGCCCGGCCCGGGCCAGGGCAAGAACAACGGTGGTCAGGGCCAGGGCAAGGGCAAGGGCCAGGGCAAGAACAAGGGTGGTCAGAACAAGGGCGGCCAGGGCGGCCAGGGCGGCGGGGGTGGGAAGGGCGGCAAGGCCGGCCCGAGGCGCACCGGCGTGCGGGCGCGGCTGCGACGTCGTCCCTGA
- a CDS encoding SDR family NAD(P)-dependent oxidoreductase — translation MPTALVTGATAGIGHAFAVHLARHGHDLVLVARDAGRLEQVAADLRAAHGVDVEVLVADLVEPDQLARVEARVADRERAVDLLVNNAGFGLKKRFLDNPVEAEEAMLAVLVTAVLRLSHAALGAMTERGSGGIINVSSVAAFLPRGSYSAAKAWVNSFSEWAANEYRAQGVTVMALCPGFTKTEFHERMEVKRGDGFMWLDVDFLVERALKDYAKGRIISVPGAQYKTVIALTRLVPNRALQAYQSIGRR, via the coding sequence ATGCCCACCGCACTCGTCACCGGCGCCACCGCCGGCATCGGCCACGCCTTCGCCGTCCACCTCGCCCGCCACGGGCACGACCTCGTGCTGGTCGCTCGCGACGCCGGCCGGCTCGAGCAGGTGGCGGCGGACCTGCGCGCCGCGCACGGCGTCGACGTCGAGGTCCTGGTCGCCGACCTCGTCGAGCCCGACCAGCTCGCCCGGGTCGAGGCCCGCGTCGCCGACCGCGAGCGCGCGGTCGACCTGCTGGTCAACAACGCCGGGTTCGGCCTGAAGAAGCGGTTCCTCGACAACCCGGTCGAGGCCGAGGAGGCGATGCTCGCGGTCCTCGTCACCGCGGTGCTCCGGCTCAGCCACGCCGCCCTCGGCGCGATGACCGAGCGCGGCAGCGGCGGCATCATCAACGTCTCCAGCGTCGCGGCGTTCCTCCCCCGCGGCTCGTACTCCGCCGCCAAGGCGTGGGTGAACAGCTTCAGCGAGTGGGCCGCCAACGAGTACCGCGCGCAGGGCGTCACCGTGATGGCGCTGTGCCCGGGGTTCACCAAGACCGAGTTCCACGAGCGGATGGAGGTCAAGCGCGGCGACGGCTTCATGTGGCTCGACGTCGACTTCCTCGTCGAGCGGGCGCTCAAGGACTACGCCAAGGGGCGGATCATCTCGGTCCCCGGGGCGCAGTACAAGACCGTCATCGCGCTGACCCGGCTGGTCCCGAACCGCGCGCTGCAGGCCTACCAGTCCATCGGGCGGCGGTAG
- a CDS encoding MFS transporter, protein MTPPTVVSAGLGRHRRASALAFASQGLVFISLTTRLPDFADRWNLGELELSLLLLLMVLLAGVGSVAAERLAARRDSATVLRAGLLLTAVAVPTLALAPAHAAFVLGLAAYGVALGVVDATANMQAVAIEHGYGRPILPSFHGAWTAGGVVGATLTLATSGLPSGSAAAVAALPLAVAVTAGFLPRAEVPGEGVAVTVPWRPIVLVGLGMVVFYMVDTAATTWGATYLDDTVVAPSGLVALATLPYLLASLVVRLAGDRLVQTHGVVVVLRTGAVVACVGLVTVVLAPAWPVAVLGFTVTGAGVAVVAPLSFSAAARIAGGSPAQVDAVVARFNQFNYLGALLGAVLTGVVGSDSLRVGFAVPAVLVLALVPLARAFAADEPGRQSA, encoded by the coding sequence GTGACCCCACCGACCGTCGTGTCCGCGGGCCTCGGCCGGCACCGCCGGGCGAGCGCGCTGGCCTTCGCCAGCCAGGGCCTGGTCTTCATCAGCCTCACCACCCGGCTGCCCGACTTCGCGGACCGGTGGAACCTCGGCGAGCTCGAGCTGTCGCTGCTGCTGCTGCTCATGGTGCTGCTCGCCGGCGTCGGCTCGGTCGCCGCCGAGCGGCTCGCCGCGCGCCGCGACAGCGCCACCGTGCTGCGGGCCGGGCTGCTGCTGACCGCCGTCGCGGTGCCGACGCTCGCGCTGGCGCCGGCCCACGCGGCCTTCGTCCTCGGGCTGGCGGCCTACGGCGTCGCGCTCGGCGTCGTCGACGCCACCGCCAACATGCAGGCCGTGGCGATCGAGCACGGCTACGGCCGGCCGATCCTGCCGTCGTTCCACGGGGCGTGGACGGCGGGCGGCGTGGTCGGCGCGACGCTCACCCTGGCGACGTCGGGGCTCCCCAGCGGGTCCGCGGCCGCCGTGGCCGCCCTGCCGCTCGCGGTCGCCGTCACCGCCGGCTTCCTGCCGCGGGCCGAGGTGCCCGGCGAGGGGGTCGCCGTCACCGTGCCGTGGCGCCCGATCGTGCTGGTCGGGCTGGGGATGGTCGTCTTCTACATGGTCGACACCGCCGCCACGACCTGGGGCGCGACCTACCTCGACGACACCGTCGTCGCGCCGTCGGGCCTGGTCGCGCTGGCGACCCTCCCCTACCTGCTGGCCAGCCTCGTCGTCCGGCTCGCCGGCGACCGGCTGGTGCAGACCCACGGCGTGGTCGTGGTGCTGCGCACCGGCGCGGTCGTGGCCTGCGTGGGGCTCGTCACCGTGGTGCTCGCCCCGGCCTGGCCGGTCGCCGTCCTCGGCTTCACGGTCACCGGCGCGGGCGTCGCGGTGGTCGCACCGCTGAGCTTCTCCGCCGCGGCGCGGATCGCCGGCGGCTCGCCGGCCCAGGTCGACGCCGTCGTCGCGCGCTTCAACCAGTTCAACTACCTCGGCGCGCTGCTCGGCGCCGTGCTCACCGGCGTCGTCGGCAGCGACTCGTTGCGGGTCGGGTTCGCCGTCCCCGCGGTCCTGGTGCTCGCGCTGGTGCCGCTGGCGCGGGCCTTCGCCGCCGACGAGCCGGGGCGTCAGTCGGCCTGA
- a CDS encoding right-handed parallel beta-helix repeat-containing protein translates to MRPVHLLLVTLLAASPAAVPAPAPAQAGPEPGPRTWRVGPDRALASPSAAAAVARDGDTVLIDAGSYPGDVATWTQDDVTLRAVGGRVRLPADGNSAQGKAIWVVAGDRTRVEGIEFSGAAVPDRNGAGIRQEGAGLTVVGSVFHHNENGILAGANAASDIRVERSRFQANGAGDGYSHNLYVGAVRSLTVTGSVLAGASVGHELKSRALRTVVTGNRIVDGAGTASYSIDVPNGGETFVAGNVVEQGAASQNPVLVAYGAEGLTHPRSRLWVVNNTFVNRRASGTFVALPDAGAEAHLWNNLLVGPGDLTDGAAERRGNRRVGVRGFVDAAAQDFRLRARSPARDRGVRPPRRWRARWVYVAPLRTAPRPRAGRLDVGAYEFVPRRRRPAAG, encoded by the coding sequence GTGCGACCGGTCCACCTCCTGCTCGTGACCCTCCTGGCCGCGTCCCCCGCGGCCGTGCCCGCCCCTGCCCCGGCGCAGGCCGGCCCGGAGCCGGGTCCGCGGACCTGGCGGGTCGGCCCCGACCGTGCCCTCGCCTCCCCGAGCGCCGCCGCGGCCGTGGCCCGCGACGGCGACACGGTGCTCATCGATGCGGGCAGCTACCCGGGCGACGTCGCCACCTGGACCCAGGACGACGTCACGCTGCGGGCCGTCGGTGGCCGGGTCCGCCTGCCCGCCGACGGCAACAGCGCGCAGGGCAAGGCGATCTGGGTCGTCGCGGGCGACCGCACCCGCGTCGAGGGGATCGAGTTCAGCGGCGCCGCCGTGCCCGACCGCAACGGCGCGGGGATCCGCCAGGAGGGCGCCGGGCTGACGGTCGTCGGCTCGGTCTTCCACCACAACGAGAACGGCATCCTGGCCGGTGCCAACGCCGCCAGCGACATCCGGGTGGAACGGTCGCGCTTCCAGGCCAACGGCGCCGGGGACGGCTACTCGCACAACCTCTACGTCGGCGCGGTCCGCTCGCTCACGGTGACCGGCAGCGTCCTGGCGGGCGCGTCGGTCGGGCACGAGCTCAAGTCGCGTGCGCTGCGCACGGTGGTGACCGGCAACCGGATCGTCGACGGCGCCGGCACGGCCAGCTACTCGATCGACGTCCCGAACGGCGGCGAGACGTTCGTGGCCGGCAACGTCGTCGAGCAGGGCGCCGCCTCGCAGAACCCCGTGCTCGTGGCCTACGGCGCCGAGGGCCTGACCCACCCGCGGTCGCGGCTGTGGGTGGTCAACAACACCTTCGTGAACCGCCGCGCCTCGGGCACCTTCGTCGCGCTCCCCGACGCCGGCGCCGAGGCGCACCTCTGGAACAACCTCCTCGTCGGTCCCGGCGACCTCACCGACGGCGCGGCCGAGCGGCGCGGCAACCGGCGCGTCGGCGTGCGGGGCTTCGTCGACGCCGCCGCCCAGGACTTCCGGCTGCGCGCCCGGTCCCCCGCCCGCGACCGCGGCGTCCGGCCGCCCCGCCGCTGGCGCGCCCGCTGGGTCTACGTCGCCCCGCTCCGCACCGCTCCCCGCCCCCGCGCCGGTCGCCTCGACGTCGGCGCGTACGAGTTCGTGCCGCGCCGCCGCCGACCCGCCGCGGGCTGA
- a CDS encoding DUF6758 family protein: MSLSAGCPRCAAPVTQTAAGWACLEHADIEPLWRPAEVTYDAFAEHLNRSRAVPTYLPWPLSPGWGVTDFAVVGSDPERTRATMACTSGPSALDGPVDVLVVTEEAGTGLGARVAGTVHQDPGPEIGAGTPAVRVRLDTRVVPLWAVSTSPGPDVAGREQDRSVLAGEAHGRWLWIVLRPASALLLLREEWILRDASRVGPSLVWLPFGGPAPAW; the protein is encoded by the coding sequence ATGTCGCTCTCGGCGGGCTGTCCTCGGTGCGCGGCCCCCGTCACGCAGACCGCGGCCGGGTGGGCCTGCCTCGAGCACGCCGACATCGAGCCGCTGTGGCGCCCCGCCGAGGTCACCTACGACGCGTTCGCCGAGCACCTGAACCGCTCCCGCGCCGTCCCGACGTACCTGCCCTGGCCGCTGAGCCCGGGCTGGGGCGTCACCGACTTCGCGGTCGTCGGCTCCGACCCCGAGCGCACCCGCGCCACGATGGCCTGCACCTCCGGCCCCAGCGCCCTCGACGGCCCGGTCGACGTCCTCGTGGTCACCGAGGAGGCCGGCACCGGTCTCGGAGCCCGGGTCGCGGGCACCGTGCACCAGGACCCCGGGCCCGAGATCGGGGCCGGGACGCCGGCGGTGCGAGTCCGCCTCGACACCAGGGTGGTGCCGCTGTGGGCGGTCTCGACGAGCCCCGGGCCCGACGTCGCCGGCCGGGAGCAGGACCGGTCGGTGCTGGCGGGCGAGGCACACGGCCGCTGGCTGTGGATCGTGCTGCGCCCGGCGTCGGCGCTGCTGCTGCTGCGCGAGGAGTGGATCCTGCGCGACGCCTCACGGGTGGGCCCGTCCCTGGTCTGGCTGCCGTTCGGGGGGCCGGCGCCCGCCTGGTGA
- a CDS encoding dienelactone hydrolase family protein produces the protein MDTETTDLTLDTPAGAAAAHLAAPVGAGSAGPGGGGPAVLVLHAWWGLNDDFRRWCDDLAAAGFTALAPDLFGGRVATTVDEADALRRTVPHDTARAIVEAARDELLARTGRDAVAVVGASLGAGWAVELAEADPAHVDAVVLYYGAAEAEWSRLRARVLHHFGDRDEMDPLEYVEQMQQAMVDAGLDATLEVYAGAEHWFAEPGRPEHHPEHAATAWARTVAFLGG, from the coding sequence ATGGACACCGAGACGACCGACCTCACCCTCGACACCCCGGCCGGTGCGGCCGCCGCCCACCTCGCCGCACCCGTAGGCGCCGGCAGCGCGGGCCCGGGCGGCGGTGGCCCCGCCGTGCTGGTGCTGCACGCCTGGTGGGGGCTCAACGACGACTTCCGCCGGTGGTGCGACGACCTCGCCGCGGCCGGGTTCACCGCACTGGCGCCCGACCTGTTCGGCGGCCGGGTGGCCACCACCGTCGACGAGGCCGACGCGCTGCGCCGCACCGTGCCCCACGACACCGCCCGGGCGATCGTCGAGGCGGCGCGCGACGAGCTGCTGGCCCGCACCGGGCGGGACGCGGTCGCCGTCGTCGGCGCCTCGCTCGGCGCCGGCTGGGCGGTCGAGCTGGCCGAGGCCGATCCCGCGCACGTCGACGCCGTCGTCCTCTACTACGGCGCGGCCGAGGCCGAGTGGTCGAGGCTCCGGGCCCGGGTGCTGCACCACTTCGGGGACCGTGACGAGATGGACCCGCTCGAGTACGTCGAGCAGATGCAGCAGGCGATGGTCGACGCCGGCCTCGACGCGACGCTGGAGGTCTACGCGGGCGCCGAGCACTGGTTCGCCGAGCCCGGGCGGCCCGAGCACCACCCGGAGCACGCGGCGACCGCCTGGGCGCGGACGGTGGCCTTCCTCGGGGGCTGA
- a CDS encoding DUF2332 domain-containing protein — protein MDLETAFRNQAEACGRLGSPMYAELLSRAADDVVDGGPTAAVLAGYEDEPGPSALALRLAGSVHRLVLERRAGAVAAYYPSVGGTWADEPGWAAVRELLADQPDAVREWLDRPPQTNEVGRSAALLGGLLELSAAWPGRPVRLLELGSSGGLNLLADRYRYRTRDGRDVGPRDSPVVVEDAWTGPVPTDAAWPRIVERTGSDVLPVDVATTEGRLTLTAYVWADQVHRHERLRGALAVAAQVPPQVRAQSAGDLVDAIDLEAGPDGALTVVWHSVMWQYLDRAEQDRVRSRLDALGAAASDDRPFAHLFLEPTRRSPDEDHEFWVVLESWPSGGAPVRRFLGRSRGHGVPCDWERAGAGDPAPA, from the coding sequence GTGGACCTCGAGACCGCGTTCCGGAACCAGGCCGAGGCGTGCGGACGCCTCGGCTCGCCGATGTACGCCGAGCTGCTGTCCCGGGCCGCCGACGACGTCGTCGACGGCGGCCCGACGGCGGCCGTGCTGGCCGGGTACGAGGACGAGCCCGGCCCGTCGGCGCTCGCGCTGCGGCTGGCCGGCTCGGTGCACCGGCTGGTGCTCGAGCGACGCGCCGGCGCGGTGGCGGCGTACTACCCCAGCGTGGGCGGCACCTGGGCCGACGAGCCCGGGTGGGCGGCGGTCCGCGAGCTCCTCGCCGACCAGCCGGACGCCGTCCGCGAGTGGCTCGACCGGCCGCCGCAGACCAACGAGGTGGGCCGCTCGGCGGCGCTCCTGGGCGGCCTGCTGGAGCTGAGTGCCGCCTGGCCCGGCCGCCCGGTCCGGCTCCTCGAGCTCGGCTCGTCGGGCGGGCTGAACCTGCTCGCCGACCGCTACCGCTACCGCACCCGCGACGGCCGTGACGTCGGGCCGCGCGACTCGCCGGTCGTGGTCGAGGACGCCTGGACCGGGCCGGTCCCGACCGACGCGGCGTGGCCGCGCATCGTCGAGCGCACCGGGAGCGACGTCCTGCCGGTCGACGTCGCGACGACCGAGGGGCGCCTCACGCTCACCGCCTACGTCTGGGCCGACCAGGTGCACCGCCACGAGCGGCTGCGCGGAGCGCTCGCGGTGGCCGCGCAGGTGCCGCCGCAGGTGCGGGCGCAGTCGGCCGGCGACCTCGTCGACGCGATCGACCTCGAGGCCGGGCCCGACGGTGCCCTGACGGTGGTGTGGCACAGCGTGATGTGGCAGTACCTCGACCGCGCCGAGCAGGACCGCGTTCGCTCCCGCCTCGACGCGCTCGGCGCCGCCGCCTCCGACGACCGACCCTTCGCCCACCTGTTCCTCGAGCCGACCCGCAGGAGCCCGGACGAGGACCACGAGTTCTGGGTGGTGCTCGAGTCGTGGCCCTCGGGCGGGGCGCCGGTGCGCCGGTTCCTCGGCCGCTCGCGGGGTCACGGGGTGCCGTGCGACTGGGAGCGCGCGGGTGCCGGCGACCCGGCCCCGGCCTGA
- a CDS encoding MaoC family dehydratase yields the protein MVGNYVYSILLGMSVADVSGKAIANLEVESLRHVAPTFHGDTLYGETTVLAKTESRSKDDRGVVHVETIGYNQDGTVVCIFRRKVMVPKDSYLQARGGEQPGRPVPQPDRNWPGPQAD from the coding sequence GTGGTCGGCAACTACGTCTACTCGATCCTGCTCGGCATGTCGGTCGCCGACGTCTCCGGCAAGGCCATCGCCAACCTGGAGGTCGAGTCGCTGCGCCACGTCGCGCCGACGTTCCACGGTGACACGCTGTACGGCGAGACCACCGTGCTCGCCAAGACCGAGAGCCGGAGCAAGGACGACCGGGGCGTCGTCCACGTCGAGACGATCGGCTACAACCAGGACGGCACGGTCGTGTGCATCTTCCGCCGCAAGGTGATGGTCCCCAAGGACAGCTACCTCCAGGCGCGCGGCGGCGAGCAGCCCGGCCGGCCGGTGCCCCAGCCCGACAGGAACTGGCCCGGCCCTCAGGCCGACTGA
- a CDS encoding DUF5302 domain-containing protein, producing MTDAPGSSNDDLKAKMREALDRKNTHEKGVHQDGPLHEKAHGSEVSDNAPKMHRRKAGGGGS from the coding sequence ATGACGGATGCCCCGGGTTCCAGCAACGACGACCTCAAGGCCAAGATGCGCGAGGCCCTCGACCGCAAGAACACGCACGAGAAGGGTGTGCACCAGGACGGCCCGCTCCACGAGAAGGCCCACGGTTCGGAGGTCAGCGACAACGCCCCGAAGATGCACCGGCGCAAGGCCGGTGGGGGTGGCAGCTGA
- a CDS encoding histidine phosphatase family protein: MTGNELWIVRHGPTEWSRSGRHTSATDLPLLEDGEDDARALGERLADVDAALVLTSPRLRARRTAELAGFADAQVDDDLTEWGYGEYEGITTPAIREQRPGWDIWTDGCPGGESPDEVGARLDRVVARVLAASGPVIAFAHGHSLRVLTARWLGLPVSEGRLFKLDTATVSLLGHERDSPVVVRWNS; the protein is encoded by the coding sequence GTGACTGGGAACGAGCTCTGGATCGTCCGCCACGGCCCCACCGAGTGGAGCCGGTCCGGCCGGCACACCTCCGCCACCGACCTGCCGCTGCTCGAGGACGGCGAGGACGACGCCCGCGCGCTGGGCGAGCGTCTCGCGGACGTCGACGCGGCGCTGGTCCTCACCAGCCCGCGGCTGCGCGCGCGTCGCACCGCCGAGCTGGCCGGCTTCGCCGACGCCCAGGTCGACGACGACCTCACCGAGTGGGGCTACGGCGAGTACGAGGGGATCACGACCCCGGCGATCCGCGAGCAGCGACCCGGCTGGGACATCTGGACCGACGGCTGCCCGGGCGGGGAGAGCCCCGACGAGGTCGGCGCGCGGCTGGACCGCGTCGTGGCCCGGGTGCTGGCGGCGTCCGGCCCGGTGATCGCCTTCGCGCACGGGCACTCGCTCCGCGTGCTGACGGCCCGCTGGCTGGGGCTGCCCGTGAGCGAGGGCCGGTTGTTCAAGCTCGACACCGCCACCGTCTCGCTGCTCGGCCACGAGCGCGACTCGCCGGTCGTCGTCCGCTGGAACTCTTGA